A window from Dermacentor albipictus isolate Rhodes 1998 colony chromosome 10, USDA_Dalb.pri_finalv2, whole genome shotgun sequence encodes these proteins:
- the LOC139050302 gene encoding uncharacterized protein: MAGVESLSASAASFSRCYLHKLDTITAKCLAMTEQPHYLLISALNVRSLAAHAKDVHHDHILRHSSVLCFAETWMDPEEPLEIIDFLYCCGARRDHNRAAGVAIYLRTGLSAIPVDMFGTSHEVGELCAAKLPNGLLVVAAYFAPTALTKDVVHFLQLALTVHRSTPMLVVGDFNVDIKTNSNFLTLMRENIPFLSLVTRPTAVTTSRGTCIDLVFENQALVYQVEHISVYFSDHKASFMTV, from the exons ATGG ctggggttgaatcactatcggcgtcagcggcatcattcagtcgctgctatctccaCAAACTTGACACCATCACCGCCAAGTGCCTCGCCATGACTGAACAGCCGCACTACTTGTTGATCTCCGCTCTTAACGTACGCTCCCTTGCCGCACATGCCAAGGACGTACACCACGATCACATTCTGCGCCATTCCTCTGTACTTTGCTTTGCTGAAACCTGGATGGATCCCGAAGAGCCTCTCGAAATCATAGATTTCCTATACTGCTGTGGTGCTCGCAGAGACCACAACAGAGCGGCGGGAGTCGCTATCTACTTGCGCACAGGTCTCTCTGCAATACCAGTCGATATGTTTGGCAcgtcacatgaagttggcgaactgtgcgccgcaaagttgcccaacggcttgctggtagtagctgcctacttcgcccctaccgcactcacgaaagacgtcgtgcacttcctgcaactcgcattaaccgtccatcgatccacaccgatgttagtagtgggggactttaatgttgacataaagacaaacagcaatttcctaacacttatgcgggagaacatcccgttcctctcgctcgtaacgcgtcccacggctgtgacaacctcgcgaggcacttgtatagatctcgtctttgagaatcaagcattggtgtaccaagtcgaacatatatcagtctatttctccgaccacaaagcttccttcatgactgtc